In Hydractinia symbiolongicarpus strain clone_291-10 chromosome 4, HSymV2.1, whole genome shotgun sequence, the following proteins share a genomic window:
- the LOC130641913 gene encoding ATP-dependent DNA helicase RecQ-like, whose translation MEPFAILEKIQRSLECRNFPDLNFKPKQVKCLESIVRGQDVIGVFPTGYGKSLIFQLLPDVIRNKDEKSSIVIVITCLNAIMEDQVNFLKKVGMTCYILRDLNFEENAVQTLFEDICLSDKTEDVLPSFVLDGHCDFLFCHPEAILSERGRTLMKTKIYQKNVKACVIDEAHCLDTWGKEFRKEFENLGAMRAFFREVPFIALTATATEKTLAKIKHILGMKTPTIISVNPNRKNVYMCKEKRKVGEEGIENIILPLAKELKSLKKSFPQTIIYCGLRFCGYIYKLIKNVLKEHMYVENITNPSNCLIVQFHAPQTK comes from the exons ATGGAACCCTTCGCAATTTTGGAGAAAATTCAAAGATCTCTGGAGTGTCGAAATTTTCCTGACCTTAACTTTAAACCCAAACAAGTCAAGTGCTTGGAGTCCATAGTAAGAGGACAGGATGTCATTGGGGTGTTTCCAACAGGATATgggaaatctttaatttttcaactGTTACCAGATGTCATAAGAAACAAAGACGAAAAATCTTCAATTGTCATTGTAATCACTTGTTTAAACGCGATTATGGAAGATCAAGtgaattttctgaaaaaagtaGGAATGACTTGCTACATCCTACGTGACTTAAATTTTGAGGAGAATGCTGTACAGACGTTGTTTGAGGATATCTGTCTGAGTGATAAAACAGAAGATGTCTTACCATCATTTGTATTGGATGGTCATTGTGACTTCCTATTTTGCCATCCAGAGGCTATATTGAGTGAGAGAGGAAGAACTTTGATGAAaacgaaaatttatcaaaaaaatgtcaaagCTTGTGTCATTGATGAGGCTCACTGCTTGGACACCTG GGGAAAAGAATTTCGCAAAGAATTTGAAAACTTGGGAGCAATGCGAGCTTTTTTTAGAGAGGTACCTTTTATCGCACTTACAGCTACCGCAACAGAAAAAACACTGgctaaaataaaacatatacTTGGAATGAAAACCCCAACAATAATATCTGTTAATCCAAACAGAAAAAATGTATACATGTgcaaagaaaagagaaaagttGGTGAAGAAGGTATTGAAAATATCATCTTGCCACTTGCAAAGGAGCTAAAATCACTAAAGAAAAGTTTTCCTCAAACTATTATATATTGTGGATTGAGGTTTTGTGGGTATATATAcaagttaataaaaaatgtattaaaggAACACATGTATGTTGAAAACATAACAAACCCTAGCAATTGTTTAATTGTGCAATTTCACGCACCACAAACAAAGTGA
- the LOC130641914 gene encoding uncharacterized protein LOC130641914: MYHKETLKECHQKKQLVYEKAGSTSQNSTVEYDKSVYHKDRFVFQSRLLSEDQVDHINQKVKLRIPSTIANISSLIPSIYFSQKCIITASIERKSKELCKKKNGSVLYGTLFEDMNNFSIEAIWNELKVLSRVKNHNCYSIDPGVDNDIQSESSILYEGIVS; this comes from the exons ATGTACCACAAAGAAACTCTAAAAGAG TGTCACCAAAAAAAACAACTGGTTTATGAAAAAGCAGGAAGCACATCACAGAATTCAACAGTGGAATATGATAAATCTGTGTACCATAAAGACAGATTTGTATTTCAATCAAGACTATTAAGTGAAGATCAAGTTGACCATATCAATCAGAAAGTTAAATTAAGAATACCAAGTACAATCGCAAATATCTCATCTCTCATACCCAGCATTTACTTCTCACAAAAATGTATCATCACAGCATCTATTGAAAGAAAGTCAAAAGAATTATGCAAGAAAAAGAATGGTAGTGTTTTATATGGGACATTATTTGAAGATATGAATAACTTTAGTATTGAGGCAATTTGGAATGAGTTGAAG GTTCTTTCAAGAGTGAAGAATCACAATTGCTACAGCATTGATCCTGGGGTTGATAATGATATCCAAAGTGAATCATCAATACTTTACGAAGGCATTGTGTCGTAG